The DNA window TGTTTGTCATCCTTACCTTTCCAGGCCGAAGTCACCGCCAGCCGGTCGGCTTTGGCGCCGACGAAGGCCGGGCAGGACGCCTGCGTCACCGGCATTGGAATTTCGCGCAACAATGTTCCATCGGGCGAATAGGCCTTGACCGCCTTACCGCCCCACACCGCGTTCCACAGCACGCCGTCGCGGTCGACGACGGAGCCGTCGACGTAGCCCTTCGAAGAGCGATGATCCACGAACACTTTCGACTCGCCAACCGGCAGACCAGTCGACGGATCGCAGGCGATGCGCATCAAAAGGCCGGTCGCGGTGTCGGTGTAATAGGCGATCGTTCCGTTCTCGGAAAAACAGATCGAGTTCGACACGGTAATGTCGGAAAACAGTTTGCGCAGCTCACCCTTGAAAAACCAGTAGATCGAGCCCGCGCCCTTGCGCTCGTCCTTGGCCATGGTGCCGACCCAGAAGGCACCGCAGGGATGGACGCGGGAATCATTGGAGCGGGTGACCGGATTGTCGGCTTCGATCGGCGTGTGCAGAGCCATCTTGCCGGTCGCGACGTCGCGGACAAAAAGCCCCGTCTCGGTGGCGACCAGCTGCCGCTTGTCGTCGATGATGGCGATGGCGCTCGCCATCTGGCCGAGATCATGGACCTTGGTCGCGCCGCCCGACAGCTGCTTCTCCAGAAGCTGGCCGTTGACGATGTCGAACCAGAACAGCGCGTCGGTGGCGGGATCGTAGCTCGGTCCTTCGCCGAGCTGGCAGACATGGTCGGAAAAAACGGAAACGATCGCTTCAATCATCATGCGTCTCCGAACACCGCATCCCAGGCCGCGACGGCGGCGTGCGCACGCACCGCCACATCGTCGACGCTCATGCCGGGCTTGAACAGGCTGGAGCCGAGGCCGAAGACCGTGACCCCGACGGCCTTGTAGCCGGCAAAATCCTTCTCCGAAACGCCGCCGACCGCGCCGACCAGGGTCTGTGCCGGCAGCACCGCCCGGATCGCCGAAATGCCGCTTGCCCCGAGCACGCTCGCCGGAAAGAATTTCAGGGCCGAAGCGCCGAGCCGGATCGCCTGGAAAGCCTCGGTGGGCGTGAACACGCCGGGCATCGTCACCATGCCATAGTGCGTGGCACGCGCCATCACCTCGGCATCGATGTTGGGACTGACCAGGAGCCGCCCGCCGGCCTTGTGCAGGCCGTCGACATCGGCCGCCGTCAGAACCGTGCCGGCGCCGACCAGGGCCGACTTCGGCAGCACTTGGACAATCCTGGCGATCGACGAGAATGGCTGGGGCGAGTTGAGCGGCACTTCAATCGCCTCGATGCCGGCGTCGAACAGCGCC is part of the Mesorhizobium loti genome and encodes:
- a CDS encoding SMP-30/gluconolactonase/LRE family protein, which produces MIEAIVSVFSDHVCQLGEGPSYDPATDALFWFDIVNGQLLEKQLSGGATKVHDLGQMASAIAIIDDKRQLVATETGLFVRDVATGKMALHTPIEADNPVTRSNDSRVHPCGAFWVGTMAKDERKGAGSIYWFFKGELRKLFSDITVSNSICFSENGTIAYYTDTATGLLMRIACDPSTGLPVGESKVFVDHRSSKGYVDGSVVDRDGVLWNAVWGGKAVKAYSPDGTLLREIPMPVTQASCPAFVGAKADRLAVTSAWKGKDDKQRQLDPQAGMTFLIDIPVNGRFEPRVLIA
- a CDS encoding 2-dehydro-3-deoxy-6-phosphogalactonate aldolase; translation: MTETAAFPKLKRGLVAILRGLKPTEAIAMGQALFDAGIEAIEVPLNSPQPFSSIARIVQVLPKSALVGAGTVLTAADVDGLHKAGGRLLVSPNIDAEVMARATHYGMVTMPGVFTPTEAFQAIRLGASALKFFPASVLGASGISAIRAVLPAQTLVGAVGGVSEKDFAGYKAVGVTVFGLGSSLFKPGMSVDDVAVRAHAAVAAWDAVFGDA